GTGCAAGACAGTGTTCAGAATGCATTTACCATGCTTGATCTCACCAGAAAGCAGGTGGTCTACTATGATGACTTTCTCGGCCAGACGAGCATCACAGAGCGCTTGGGCAAGAATGAGGACCACGGGATATCGCGGCTATTGCACGAAGCCTGTCGCAACAAGAATTTGAAAGTTATCCTTACAACCCGAGAATATATTCTCAGGGATGCAAAGAAGACTTACGAGCCGCTAAACCGCGCAGGACTTGATGTCGCAAAATGTACGATCACTGTCGAGGACTACACGAGACCTCTTCGGGCAAGAATTCTATATAATCATCTGTATTTTTCCAGACTTAGCACGGACTATTCGGCCGAGATTCTACGCAACAAGAACTATCGCCATATCATCGATCACAGAGGGTACAGTCCGCGCATTGTACACGGAATGACATTCGGTGCCGGCTCGATCGGAGTGCCGCCCGATCGGTATGTGGAAAAATTCCTAGAAGTTCTTGATAATCCGAAGCTGCTGTGGCAGAGCGCTTTTAATGACCAGCTCGATGCCAATGCAAGGGCAATTCTCTATTGCCTTGGCACTTGCGACAACTGGATTGGCTACGAAGAGCTTTACGCAGCGTGGTGCGGTCTTTGCAAGGGGGTGTCCATAGGCAGCCCGCTCGAAAGTCGACACATTTTTCACAATGCAATGAAACAACTCGAAGGATCATTCACGCGAAGCACAAAAGACCGCCATCGCGTAGCTATTGATTTTCATAATCCTTCAATCAAAGATTTTGTTCGACGCAGAATTGCAGAAGACGTACATGTGTACAAATCTCTAGTCTGTGGCTCTATATTTTTTGAACAGGTTGCATGTCTTGCTTGCCTATCCGCAACCGGTACAGTCGGGGCAGGTCCGGGCGGCCTGCCTGTAGAATCGGGTGTATTGCACGATGCAATTCACAGGACATTCCGCGCCAAACCAGGCACCTACCAGATGATCAGGTATCACGCAGATGACGCGATGATGCTCGTGCCTTCCGATGGCGATCTCGGATCTCGATTGGCTGCGATCGCGGGGTGGGCAGAGCGTGCTGCCAACCGCGAGTTGTTGACGCTCTGCTGTGACATCGTGGATTCAATGCTAAGACACGGCGACATCGAACGGGTGGCAACTGCTTCAAGTCGCGCGTTCCTTACCGCGATTTTCTCGCTCCCCGCAGATGACGAGCGTATTTCTTACATTCGCAATGAATTCTTGATCCATGTTGAACGGTATATGGAGGATTCCCAAGACCTTCTGGATTGGAAATCATGGTCCCGTTTCGTCGCCGCCAACAAGTCGATTTTTGACGAGAGCCGCATCGGCTGGTGGGCAGATCGGGCAGAAACCTTCTGTAGCGAAGAGTTTCGCGCCGCTATTGAGAATTCGGAGACTTCATCGCAGCTGGAGGAGTGGCGGGACGACATCGTTGATATTGCTAGCTGGTGGGGTGTGTCGTTCCAGTATGACTCGCAGGAATATGAGGAGTTGCTTGATCAGCTTCGCCTGAACGAGGAGGCCTCTCAGCCTGACAACCACTGGCGCCAATCTACTGCTCCTGCAGCTCTTTCCGATGATGACGAAGATATCCATCGTCTTTTTAGTTTGCTCGTCGAGAAGGCTCGCGAGTAAGCGATTGTGAACGGCTCGCGATCTGCCTTTGGACTGAAGTGCCGAAGTCAATTGGAGGGGCGAGCGGGTCGGGCCGCCGCTCACCCTCCGGACTCGGGCAAATCCCCCCGCCCCTTGGGTAGCGGCGAGGCGGAAGAAACCCACGCACATTAATACCCCTTCCCGATCGCCCATCACCGCCGCCGCCGGTGCCCCGCCACAACCCCCGCGGCCACCATCAGCCCCGCCCCGCTCCCCGGCGTCGGCACGACCACGAAATCGAACTGGTAGGTCGTCGGCGCGCCCAGTTGGAAGAGCCAGAACGAGTAGGTCCCGGCCGGGACGGGCGAGGTGAAGCCGATCGCTCCCGAGCCCCAGCCGATCTGCTGGAGGATGTCCTCGCCCACATTCCCCTGGCCGCGCCCGAAGTGGGTCCAGCCCATCATTTCCGCCGGCCCGCCGCTGGGGGGCACGATGAAGGTCGGCCCCTCGCACATGCCGATGAAGGCCGTGCCGTCGCTGCCGGCGTAGGAGACGAGGCGCAGTTCGGTGAACAGGGCGCCCGCCGGGATGGTGATCGAGATGTAGTCGATGTCGGCGAGCCCGCCGCCGGTCGTCGCGCGGAGGGAGTGAATTCCCGCGTTCAGGTTGAAGTGCGTGGGCGCGAAGCGGTTGCCCGAGAGGTCGCCGTCCACCGCCTCGTCCCAGATTGTCTGGGCGTTTGCCTGCGAGGCGCAGAGCAGCAGGGGCAGGGCGAACGAAAGCAGGCCGCGGGTACGCATGAACACAACTCCTGAGGGGGGGAAGGCCGCCGGGCGCGTGGGGGAATCGCTGCGGGCGGGAGAAACATGTCTGGGGTGAGTGTACACGAAGTCGCCGGCGCCGCAAGGGTTTTTTCTGGGCCGGGGCGTCCGAGAACCTCGCGTGCGAGGCGTGTCGCGCGCCGTATCCTCGTGTTCCATGCCTTCGCGCGAGCCCCAGCCCGTACGCACGACGATCCGTTTCAGCGCCACGCTCCACACGCCGCGAGAGCCGGCGGGCGCGCCGTGGTGCTTCCTGCGCCTGCCGGGCGACGCCAGCAAGCGGCTCCCCTCGCGCGGGCAGGCCAGCGTGGAGGGCACGCTGAACGGCGCGCGCTTCGCGGCCACGCTCGACCCCGACGGCAAGGGCGGCCACTGGCTGATGGTCGAGCGCGAACTCCGCGAGGCGGCGGGCGCATCGCCCGGCGACGCCGTCGAGGTGGAGATCGCCCCCGTCGCGGTCGAGCCCGAGCCGGAGGTCCCGGCGGACCTGCGCGACGCCGTGAGCGCGAGCGCGAGGGCGAAAGCCGCGTGGGACGACATCACCCCCCTCGCGCGCCGCGAGTGGATCCACTGGGTCACCTCGGGCAAGCGCGCCGAGACGAGAACGCTGCGCATCGCCAAGGCGTGCGACATGCTCGAGAGCGGCAAGCGCCGCCCCTGCTGCTTCGATCGTTCCGGCATGTACAGCAAATCCCTGGCGTGCCCGGAAGCCGATGACACTCCGCGGAGCGCGGCTCGCGCGCGCCGGTAAGAATCCGCGCTCGACGCCCGAACCGGTCGCTCCGTCGCCGCTGTACCAGACCACGCATGCACGACGCCCCCACCACTTCTCCTTCCCGCCCCCCCGACGACGCGGAAGTGGTCGCGTTCCTGCGCGGGCGCTCGGCGCCCTGCCCGCGCTGCTCGTACGACCTGCGCGACATCACGACGGCCAGATGCCCGGAGTGCGCCGAGCCGCTGGTGCTGAAGGTCGGCTCGCCTCAGGCGCGGTTCGGGTGGCTGGTGCTGGCGATGGCGCCGGGGTGCTTCTCTGGTGTGGCGGCGTTGTTCGTCGCGGTGCCGGTGGGGTTGACGCTGATCCGGTTCTTCCCGCCCGGCCAGGGGGCGCCGTGGCCGATCATCGTGGCCGACGCGTTCGGCTTCCTGAGCGCGGCGTCGGTCGTGATCATGTACAGGCATCGTCACCGCTTCATGGCGTGGAAGCCGGCGCGCCAGCGCACGGTCGCCGTCTCGATCTGGGGGGCGCACGTGCTGATGTTCGCGCTCGTGCTGCTGGCGCTTGGGTATTGGTACTAAGCCGCTGCGTTACGCGCGCCCCATGACCCGCGCGATGTGCAGCGTGTCGGCGTGCTGCTGGAAGGCGGTGATGCTCCCCCCGGCGATGCGCCAGACATGCGCGATCTGCGTGTTCTGCTCGCGCCCGGTGGCCTTGCACCTGCCGCGATAGTGACCGAGCCCGACGACCGTGTCTCCGGCGTCGAGGAGCTCATCAATCTCGACCGTGAAGCCGTCCCACTCGGCGCCGATGCGCGCGAAGACGCCCTGCAGCACGGCGTCGGGCCCGATGTACGGGTTGCCGTCGGCGTAGGGGAAGTTGTTCGCCTCGTTCCAGACGATGTCGGGGCTCATGCGCGCGAGCGCGCCCGGGATGTCGCCGGACGCGAAGTCCTCGTACAGGCCGCGCACGAGTCGGATGTTGAGACTTGGCATGGGGTTCCGTTCGGTGAGGGGCTCGCTGCGAGGCGCCGAGTGTACCCGAGGATTCTTCAACCACCCGGTTGACAATTCCCGGGCAGGACGCCATACTCAACCACATGGTTGCAGATACCGGCCACCCCCTCGACCTCGTCTTTCAGGCCCTCGCGCACCCGGCGCGCCGGGCGATCCTCCGACAACTCACCGACGCGGAGCGCAACCTGAGCGAACTGGCGGCGCCCCTGAAGATGACCTTCCAGGCCGCGTCCAAGCATGTGAAGGTGCTCGAGCGTGCGCGGCTGGTTCGCCGGCGCGTGGTCGGTCGCGAGCACCTGTGCCGGCTCGACGCGGCGCCGCTCAAAGAAGTCGCCGAGTGGGCCGAGGGCTACCGCGCGATCTGGGAATCGAACTTCCAGCGCCTCGACGCGCTGCTCGACGAGATGCAGGAACCCCGGCGCGCCGCGCCGGCCGCCAAGAGAGCCAAGAAAGGGAGAAAGTAAGCCATGCAGAAGAACGCCATGAAGATCATGACCCGGGGCGATCGCGAGATCGTCATCACGCGCGAGTTCCACTCGCCCCGCCGCGCCGTGTGGGACGCGATGACCAGACCCGAACTGCTGCGCAAGTGGCTCTTCGGCCCCCCGGGGTGGGAGATGACCGAGTGCGTCGAGGACCTGCGCGTCGGCGGGCTCTATCGCTGGGCGTGGAAGGGCCCCGATGGCGAGGCCATGGCGTTGCGCGGCGAGTACCGCGAGGTCGTCCCCCACGAGCGCATCGTGCGCACCGAGACCTTCGAGTTCGGCTGCGATGCGCAGGCCGGCGAGCAGGTCGGCACGCTGACTCTCGAGGAAAATCGCGGGCGCACCTCGCTCACGATCGCGCTGGTCTACCCCTCGAAGGAAGCCCGCGACGGCGCGCTGGCGTCGGGCATGGAGCACGGCATGAGCGCCGGCTACGACCGTCTCGAAGAAATGCTCGACGCAGGGACGCCGGCGTGACCACGGGCAAGACCAAACCCGGTGCGCAGACCCCCGACGCCCTGCTCGACGCCCTCGACCACCCGATGCGCGCGGAGATCGACGCGCTGCGCGCGATCATCCTCAAGGCGCACCCCGGGCTGGTCGAGGGCGTGAAGTGGAACGCGCCCAGTTACAGCGTGGAAGGCGAAGACCGCATCACCTTCCAGCTGCGCGCGAAGGACAAGATCCTGCTGGTCTTCCATCGCGGCGCGAAGAAGAAGGCGCCGCCGAAGCGGGGTCGCCTGATCGAGGACGACTCGGGCCTGCTGGAATGGGCCGATGACGACCGCGCCATCGCCACCTTCCGCGCTGGCGAGGTCGCGGCGAAGAAGAAGGCCCTCGCGAACGCGGTGAAGCGGTGGGTGTCGGCGGCACACCCAGAGTAAACCCCCGTTCGCGAGCGTTCCCCGAACCACAGCGGTTGCCTAGCGTTGTTGTCGGCAGCGATGGCCGCCGCGCGCACGCACGCTGAACGGAGCGATCCATGCCGACGATCATCACGCGAGATGGGACCGACATCTATTACAAAGACTGGTCGCCCAACGACGACGCGCCCGCCGTCGTGTTCAGCCACGGCTGGCCGCTCTGCTCGGACAGTTGGGAATCGCAGATGCTCTTCCTCGCGTCGCAGGGCTATCGCTGCATCGCGCACGACCGGCGAGGGCACGGGCGCTCCAGCCAGCCCTGGCACGGCAACGAGATGGACACCTACGCCGACGACCTCGCGATGCTCATCGAGACCCTCGACCTGCGCGACGCCACGCTGATCGGCTTCTCGACCGGGGGCGGCGAGGTCGCCCGGTACATCGGGCGCCACGGCACGCGCCGCGTCGCGAAGGCGGCGCTCATCAGCGCGGTGCCGCCGATCATGGTGAAGACGCCCGCGAACCCCGACGGCCTGCCCCTTGATGTCTTCGACGGCATCCGCGCGGGCTCGGTGAAGGACCGGTCGCAGCTCTACAAGGACCTCGCGAGCGGGCCGTTCTTCGGTTTCAACCGGCCCGGGGCGAAGCCCTCGCAGGGGATGATCGACTCGTTCTGGATGCAGGGCATGATGGCCGGGCACAAGAACGCCTACGACTGCATTAAGGCGTTCTCCGAGACCGACTTCACGCAGGACCTCAAGAAGTTCGACATCCCCACGCTCGTGCTGCACGGGGACGACGACCAGATCGTTCCCATCGGCGCGTCGGCGCACAAGTCGGCGAAGCTCATCAAGGGCGCGACCCTGAAGGTGTACCCCGGCGCGCCCCACGGCCTGGCCGACACGCACAAGGATCAACTGAACAAGGACCTGCTCGCGTTCCTTCGTGGGTGAGCGAGCAGGCCCTGGGTCAAAGGGATGCCGTGGCGACCAACGCTTACTTCACGCGCCGGTAGTGCGAGGTCATCAGCTGATTCCACTTCCCGTCGTCGTCCTGCATGACGGCGGTGAAGACGCGGTGGTCGTCGCTCTTGAACTCGGTGATGTCCTTGAACTTCGACTTCTTGGTGGGGTTGGTGGGCATGTAGCCCTCGGTCTCGAGGGTGAGCACGCGCTTGGACGCGTCGAGGTGGCCGTCGTAGATCCAGAGGTAGTCGCACATCGAGCCGAACCAGGTGCCCACGAACCGGCTGGTGCGCGTGTCGTAGCCGAGGGTCAGGATCATGGTGGCCTCGGTCACGCCGTCGGGCAGCGTGCCGGTGCTCTCGCCGACGATCCAGAGGTCGCCGACGGCGCGGACGCGCTCCCTTCCGCTGAACTTCATGGTGGGGCCGCCGGGCTCCATCGTGCATTCAGACTCGTACTCCCACTCGCCCAGAAACTTGCGCAGCCAGTGGTGCTGTTCGACGATCGTCATTTCCATGGTGAGTTCTCCCTTTCCTTGCGTTGGTGGTCTGTCCCTGGGTTTCAGCGCGACGCGCCGGTGCGCATCGACTCGGCGATCTTTCGGATGGTCTTCACCGCGTGATCCCAGCCCTCGTGCACGCCCTCGCGGTGATCACTGGGGATGAGCCCCATCGCGCGGTGCGTGATGGTGAGCCGGGTGGACTCGCCCTCTTCGACCAGACGGTACTGCACATGCGAGACCGCCGGGTAGGACATGAACATCGGCCCGCTGATCTCGATGAGTTTCGGGGGCTTGATGACCTGCACATGGCCCCACAGGTGGCCCGCGTCGTTGCCCAGATCGCGGTACCAGCGCCCGCCGGGCCACGCCTCGATCTTCATGGGGAACGGCTTGCCGTCGGGCATCTCGCCGCCGGGACCCATCTCGTGAAGCACCGCCTGGAAGGTGATATCGATCGGCGCGTCGATCTCCACCTCCTTGACGACATGGATCGTGTGCACCTTCTCGTTGTCGATCTGCGCGACCATTCGACCCTCTCTTTCCGGTGTGCGTTCACCTGTGGCGCTTCGCGGCGGCCCTCGCTTCCCGCTCAGCGGTTTCCTTGATGCGAGAGGCCTGGCTCTCCCAGAACCGCTCGTACTCCTTCGCCCACGCGTACACGGGCTTCAGCTCTGCGGCGTTCAGCCGGTACACCCGACTCCGCCCGAGTTTCTGCACCGTGACCACCCCCACCTCGCGCAGCACCGCCAGGTGCTTCGACACCGAGGGCTGCGGCATGCGCAGCGCGTCGACGAGCGCACCGACGGTCTGCTCGCCTGCGCGAGCGAGGATGTCGAGGATCTCTCGCCGGCGGGGCTCGGCGATCGCGACGAACACATCGAGCGTCATGGCTGATGGGGGCATGCCTCAAATATATTCCTTTATGGGAATATGTCAAGGGCCGCGTCTGAACCTTCTCCGATACGCCCCGCCCCGCTCAGCGGGATGGATGAAAGCCCTGTCGATCGTCAGCGTGCCGCGCGTTCCTCGTGCGGCACGCGGGCCTCGTACTCGGCTTCCAGGCGCGTGTGCGTCGACCAGAACGGGCGCGCCTCCTCGCCGCGAAGGATGTCGAGCAGGATCGAGGTGTGCGTGTCCCACCCCGCCGCGACGCTGATCTTCAGATCGCGACCCTGCAGGCGCGTGTGCGTGAGCGTCAGCAACACTTCATCGCCCTTCGGGGACAACTCGAAGGTCACCTCGGAGTGGTCGCCCCACGACTCGCCCCAGGTGTACGCGAGCAACCGCGGCGGCTCGATCCGCGTGATGCGCCCTCGCATCGGCCCCGCGCTTCCGCAGTCTTTGTACTTCTCGGGCGGCGCTTCGCGCCGCGGCGACAGCCCGGTGTTGTTGAACACCATCTCGACCGCCCCGCCGACGCGCAGGTCCATCGGCCCCGACGCGAGCCACTTCCCTCGCTTCTCAGAATCGGTGAGATACTCCCACACGCGCTCGATGGGTCCGGGGAGGGTCCGCTCGAAACGGATGGTGTCTGGAGATACGAACTCGCCGCGCTTGCTCATGGTTTTCTCTCTTTCCTTGCCTTGGATGGTGATTTGGCGCCGGGGGCCGAGGGTTTGGGTGCGGCCTCGTCCTCTTCGAGCAGCACACGCTCGAGGGCGTCGAGACTTCGGCCCCACATCGCGCGCTGACGCTCTATCCACTGCGCCGCTTCGTCGAGCGGCGCCGGGTTGTACGACACGAGGTGCTCTCGCCACACGCGACGACGCCGCACGAGGTCGGCCTCCTCCAGCGTGCGGATGTGGCGCGAGACCGCGTTCAGCGACAGGTCGAACGGCTCGGCCAGGTCGGTGACCCGCGCCTCCCCCTCCATCAGCCGGTGCAGAATTGCCCGCCGCGTCGGATGGGCGAGAGCGGCAAGCGTCCGATCGAGGCGTTCGTCGAGGGCGACCATTCATTCACAATATATGTTGAATGATGGTCCGTCAAGCCCGTTCCGTTCGAACGCCCGATATCCGGCGCGCGACGGGAAAGGACGCCGCCGGCGCGCGAGCCCGCTCCCCCCTAGGATTCGGCTGGCTTCCCGCACACCAACCGCGAGGTGATCCGCTATGCCCAAAGTCGCCATCATCCTCTCCGGCTGCGGCGTGTTCGACGGCTCGGAGATCCACGAGTCCGTCAGCGTCCTGATCCACCTGACCCGCCACGGGGCCGACTGGCACTGCTTCGCGCCCGACCAGCCCGTGCCGCAGGTCATGGACCACTACACCGGCAAGCCCTCGGGCGAGCAGCGGAACATCCTGCACGAGTCGGCCCGGATCTCGCGCGGCAAGGACCGGATGTCCCCGATCGACGCGCTGAAGGCCAAGGACTACGACGCGCTGGTCATCCCCGGGGGCTTCGGGGCGGCCAAGAACCTCTCGGACTTCGCGACCAAGGGCGACAAATTCCACATGCACCCGGAGGTCGAGCGGGCGATCAAGGAGTTCCACCAGGCCGACAAGCCGGTCGCCGCGTGCTGCATCGCCCCCCCGATGGTGGCCAAGGCGCTGGGCAAGGGCGTGAAGGTGACCGTGGGCGAGCCGGGCGGCGCCGCCGACGCGATCGACGCCGTGGGCGGCAGGCACGTCGCGACCCCTGTGGGCGAGGCCTGCGTGGACAAGGGCGCGAAAGTGGCGACGGCGGCGGCGTACATGTACGGCGATGCGACCCCCTACGAGGTGTTTGTTGGCATCGGCGAGATGATCGACGCAACCATGGCGATGACGGGTGCGGAAGTAGCCACGAGGGCCGACTGACGATGACGATCCGACTGCCAGCGAGGGCGTTGTCCCCGAGAACCGTGCTCAGCGCCGCCGCGGCGGCGTCGTTGTGCGTTGGCGCGATGAGCGGGTGTTCCTCCTCGAAACCCAAGCCGCGACCGCGCGCCGAGGCGCCGATCGCGGCGCCGGCCCG
This Phycisphaeraceae bacterium DNA region includes the following protein-coding sequences:
- a CDS encoding DUF1905 domain-containing protein, coding for MPSREPQPVRTTIRFSATLHTPREPAGAPWCFLRLPGDASKRLPSRGQASVEGTLNGARFAATLDPDGKGGHWLMVERELREAAGASPGDAVEVEIAPVAVEPEPEVPADLRDAVSASARAKAAWDDITPLARREWIHWVTSGKRAETRTLRIAKACDMLESGKRRPCCFDRSGMYSKSLACPEADDTPRSAARARR
- a CDS encoding nuclear transport factor 2 family protein, whose protein sequence is MPSLNIRLVRGLYEDFASGDIPGALARMSPDIVWNEANNFPYADGNPYIGPDAVLQGVFARIGAEWDGFTVEIDELLDAGDTVVGLGHYRGRCKATGREQNTQIAHVWRIAGGSITAFQQHADTLHIARVMGRA
- a CDS encoding winged helix-turn-helix transcriptional regulator, producing the protein MVADTGHPLDLVFQALAHPARRAILRQLTDAERNLSELAAPLKMTFQAASKHVKVLERARLVRRRVVGREHLCRLDAAPLKEVAEWAEGYRAIWESNFQRLDALLDEMQEPRRAAPAAKRAKKGRK
- a CDS encoding SRPBCC family protein, yielding MQKNAMKIMTRGDREIVITREFHSPRRAVWDAMTRPELLRKWLFGPPGWEMTECVEDLRVGGLYRWAWKGPDGEAMALRGEYREVVPHERIVRTETFEFGCDAQAGEQVGTLTLEENRGRTSLTIALVYPSKEARDGALASGMEHGMSAGYDRLEEMLDAGTPA
- a CDS encoding DUF1801 domain-containing protein, coding for MTTGKTKPGAQTPDALLDALDHPMRAEIDALRAIILKAHPGLVEGVKWNAPSYSVEGEDRITFQLRAKDKILLVFHRGAKKKAPPKRGRLIEDDSGLLEWADDDRAIATFRAGEVAAKKKALANAVKRWVSAAHPE
- a CDS encoding alpha/beta hydrolase, producing the protein MPTIITRDGTDIYYKDWSPNDDAPAVVFSHGWPLCSDSWESQMLFLASQGYRCIAHDRRGHGRSSQPWHGNEMDTYADDLAMLIETLDLRDATLIGFSTGGGEVARYIGRHGTRRVAKAALISAVPPIMVKTPANPDGLPLDVFDGIRAGSVKDRSQLYKDLASGPFFGFNRPGAKPSQGMIDSFWMQGMMAGHKNAYDCIKAFSETDFTQDLKKFDIPTLVLHGDDDQIVPIGASAHKSAKLIKGATLKVYPGAPHGLADTHKDQLNKDLLAFLRG
- a CDS encoding DUF1579 domain-containing protein, with protein sequence MEMTIVEQHHWLRKFLGEWEYESECTMEPGGPTMKFSGRERVRAVGDLWIVGESTGTLPDGVTEATMILTLGYDTRTSRFVGTWFGSMCDYLWIYDGHLDASKRVLTLETEGYMPTNPTKKSKFKDITEFKSDDHRVFTAVMQDDDGKWNQLMTSHYRRVK
- a CDS encoding SRPBCC domain-containing protein, which gives rise to MVAQIDNEKVHTIHVVKEVEIDAPIDITFQAVLHEMGPGGEMPDGKPFPMKIEAWPGGRWYRDLGNDAGHLWGHVQVIKPPKLIEISGPMFMSYPAVSHVQYRLVEEGESTRLTITHRAMGLIPSDHREGVHEGWDHAVKTIRKIAESMRTGASR
- a CDS encoding helix-turn-helix transcriptional regulator, which encodes MPPSAMTLDVFVAIAEPRRREILDILARAGEQTVGALVDALRMPQPSVSKHLAVLREVGVVTVQKLGRSRVYRLNAAELKPVYAWAKEYERFWESQASRIKETAEREARAAAKRHR
- a CDS encoding SRPBCC family protein, giving the protein MSKRGEFVSPDTIRFERTLPGPIERVWEYLTDSEKRGKWLASGPMDLRVGGAVEMVFNNTGLSPRREAPPEKYKDCGSAGPMRGRITRIEPPRLLAYTWGESWGDHSEVTFELSPKGDEVLLTLTHTRLQGRDLKISVAAGWDTHTSILLDILRGEEARPFWSTHTRLEAEYEARVPHEERAAR
- a CDS encoding winged helix-turn-helix transcriptional regulator is translated as MVALDERLDRTLAALAHPTRRAILHRLMEGEARVTDLAEPFDLSLNAVSRHIRTLEEADLVRRRRVWREHLVSYNPAPLDEAAQWIERQRAMWGRSLDALERVLLEEDEAAPKPSAPGAKSPSKARKERKP
- the elbB gene encoding isoprenoid biosynthesis glyoxalase ElbB, coding for MPKVAIILSGCGVFDGSEIHESVSVLIHLTRHGADWHCFAPDQPVPQVMDHYTGKPSGEQRNILHESARISRGKDRMSPIDALKAKDYDALVIPGGFGAAKNLSDFATKGDKFHMHPEVERAIKEFHQADKPVAACCIAPPMVAKALGKGVKVTVGEPGGAADAIDAVGGRHVATPVGEACVDKGAKVATAAAYMYGDATPYEVFVGIGEMIDATMAMTGAEVATRAD